A single window of Nicotiana tomentosiformis chromosome 1, ASM39032v3, whole genome shotgun sequence DNA harbors:
- the LOC104116527 gene encoding serine--tRNA ligase, whose product MLDINLFREDKGHNPEIIRESQRRRFADVGLVDQVIQLDKEWRQRQFELDNLRKDFNKINKEVARLKISGEDASHKIKDTEENKQLTAKKEAEVQEARAALYSKLEIIGNLVHDSVPVSNDEANNAIVRSWGEKRTEKGLKNHVDLVELLGIADIKKGANVAGGRGYYLKGDGVLLNQALINFALNFLRKRGYNPLQTPFFMRKEIMAKCAQLAQFDEELYKVTGEGDDKYLIATAEQPLCAYHLDDWIHPSQLPLRYAGYSSCFRKEAGSHGRDTLGIFRVHQFEKVEQFCLTSPNSNDSWDMHEEMIKNSEEFFQLLKIPYQIVSIVSGALNDAAAKKYDLEGWYPASSTYRELVSCSNCTDYQSRKLEIRFGQKKGNEQAKQYVHLLNSTLTATERTICCILENYQREDGVEIPEVLRPYMDGVTFMPFQTPPAKEAKGKKSKA is encoded by the exons GCCAATTTGAGCTTGATAACTTGAGGAAAGATTTCAACAAGATCAACAAAGAAGTTGCCAGGCTCAAGATT TCTGGTGAGGATGCAAGTCACAAGATTAAGGACACTGAAGAGAACAAGCAACTAACTGCAAAGAAAGAGGCAGAAGTGCAGGAGGCTCGAGCCGCTTTATATTCAAAGCTGGAAATCATTGGAAACCTTGTGCACGATTCAGTGCCAGTTAGTAATGATGAG GCAAATAATGCTATAGTTCGATCTTGGGGAGAGAAGCGGACTGAGAAGGGtcttaaaaatcatgttgatctcgTTGAGCTTCTTGGAATTGCAGACATAAAAAAGG GTGCAAATGTTGCTGGAGGAAGAGGTTACTATTTGAAAGGGGATGGTGTACTTCTTAATCAAGCTTTAATTAATTTTGCTCTTAATTTCCTAAGGAAGAGGGGATATAATCCATTGCAGACACCGTTCTTCATGAGGAAAGAAATCATGGCAAAGTGTGCTCAGTTAGCTCAGTTTGATGAAGAACTTTACAAG GTCACTGGTGAGGGAGATGACAAATATCTGATTGCCACTGCTGAACAACCTCTATGTGCTTATCATTTGGATGACTGGATTCATCCTTCACAGCTTCCGTTAAG GTATGCTGGATACTCGTCATGCTTCCGCAAAGAAGCTGGTTCACATGGACGAGATACTCTGGGAATTTTCAGAGTACATCAATTTGAGAAAGTGGAACAGTTTTGTTTGACCAGTCCAAATAGCAATGACTCCTGGGACATGCATGAGGAAATGATTAAAAACTCGGAGGAATTCTTTCAACTG CTAAAGATTCCTTACCAAATTGTATCTATTGTTTCTGGCGCACTGAATGATGCAGCAGCAAAGAAGTATGATCTAGAAGGTTGGTATCCTGCATCTTCGACTTACAGAGAGCTTGTGTCCTGCTCAAACTGCACAGACTATCAGTCGAGGAAATTGGAAATTCGGTTTGGACAGAAGAAG GGTAATGAGCAAGCAAAACAGTACGTGCATTTGTTGAACTCCACTCTTACAGCGACAGAGAGGACTATCTGTTGTATACTTGAGAACTACCAGAGGGAAGACGGAGTTGAGATTCCTGAAGTTCTACGTCCATACATGGATGGGGTGACATTCATGCCTTTCCAGACCCCTCCAGCaaaagaagctaaaggaaagaaGTCAAAAGCATGA